From Solanum lycopersicum chromosome 8, SLM_r2.1, the proteins below share one genomic window:
- the LOC101243914 gene encoding uncharacterized protein LOC101243914, whose protein sequence is MEYERIHKVQTGIISPSKLRMKVIGHQQQQKKTKQGSNTNSSTTSPVRRLHQDSEFVNTSLLAAQTQEQYCNYEGRENGGNCSSVHPVKGCEDDYDSTSSFEFHKGERSSMQQHSRSFSRPMSSKWNDAEKWIINRQPNYHSNKIQLHNRGATTSMVEKVDFAPETKDLTEVDSSCLTEDITVGPAIRSVSMRDRGTEMTPIPSQEPSTTATPVGATTPLRSPTSSIPSTPRRGQPAPTPTDNYIDNASQTSTENNKRELSEEELKMKTRKEIVALGVQLGKMNIAAWASKDDKNKSKADAERMEYAKRAAAWEEVEKSKDTARYKREEIKIQAWESQHKAKLEGELRKIEAQVEQMRAQAQAKMVKKIAMARQKSEEKRAAAEARRNQQAGKTTEQVQYIRQTGRLPSSSFTCCGWL, encoded by the exons ATGGAGTACGAAAGGATTCACAAAGTGCAG ACTGGTATAATATCTCCAAGTAAGCTGAGGATGAAGGTTATAGGGCATCAGCAGCAGCAGAAGAAGACGAAACAAGGATCAAATACTAATTCGTCAACAACTTCACCTGTTAGGAGGCTTCATCAGGATTCTGAGTTTGTCAACACCAGTTTGTTGGCTGCCCAAACTCAGGAACAAT ATTGCAATTATGAAGGTAGAGAAAATGGCGGAAATTGTAGCTCAGTCCATCCAGTTAAAGGATGTGAAGATGATTATGATAGTACATCCAGCTTTGAATTTCATAAAGGGGAGAGATCATCAATGCAGCAGCATTCAAGGTCATTTTCACGCCCTATGTCTTCCAAGTGGAATGATGCCGAGAAGTGGATAATCAATAGACAACCTAATTATCATTCCAACAAGATCCAATTACACAACCGGGGCGCTACCACCAGCATGGTTGAAAAGGTAGATTTTGCCCCTGAAACTAAGGATTTGACTGAGGTGGACTCCTCTTGTTTGACTGAAGATATAACAG TTGGACCTGCAATAAGATCAGTCTCCATGAGAGACAGGGGAACAGAAATGACACCTATTCCAAGTCAAGAGCCTTCAACAACGGCTACACCTGTTGGTGCAACAACTCCACTCCGCAGTCCCACTTCTTCAATACCATCTACACCTCGTAGAGGACAACCAGCTCCAACGCCTACAGACAATTACATTGACAATGCTTCTCAAACTTCAacagaaaacaataaaagggaaTTGTCGGAGGAAGAATTAAAGATGAAGACAAGAAAAGAGATTGTAGCCCTTGGTGTCCAACTTGGTAAAATGAATATAGCTGCTTGGGCCAGCAAAGATGACAAGAATAAGAGCAAGGCTGATGCTGAACGAATGGAATATGCTAAAAGGGCAGCTGCTTGGGAGGAAGTGGAAAAGTCAAAAGACACTGCAAG ATATAAGCGTGAAGAGATAAAAATCCAAGCTTGGGAAAGCCAGCATAAAGCAAAGCTAGAGGGAGAATTGAGGAAAATAGAG GCACAAGTTGAACAAATGAGAGCACAAGCTCAAGCAAAGATGGTGAAGAAGATTGCAATGGCAAGACAAAAATCAGAAGAAAAGCGTGCTGCAGCTGAAGCTAGAAGAAATCAGCAAGCGGGAAAAACTACAGAGCAAGTTCAATACATACGCCAGACAGGTCGACTTCCTTCTTCGTCTTTCACATGTTGTGGCTGGTTATGA